A single window of Aspergillus flavus chromosome 4, complete sequence DNA harbors:
- a CDS encoding tfdA family taurine dioxygenase — MTVQTTTMQPTKRQHSSGSLDSFDPIMVTPVIGNEFAKGTCNIVDDILHAPNAEQRVRDLAIMVAERGVVFFRAQDNLTNDLQKELILRMGELTGRPSTHGLHIHPVTNDAREFGDPDPQISTINSEGRKTLYKGSDYTKMAAVWHSDISFEKAPADFSSLRLVQLPKTGGDTLWASGYEIYDRISKPYRAFLETLSATHAGVGFMRLAQTGKFHLYEKERGAPVNVGGDLTAVHPVVRTNPITGWKSIFPIGSFPTQIDGLTRRESASMLQWFHDMITHGHDLQVRFKWNSPNDIAIWDNRSVFHTATGDHEGFGPRSGNRAVGVGEVPYFDPSSKSRREDLGIEGDLAPCHW, encoded by the exons ATGACTGTCCAAACGACCACCATGCAGCCAACAAAGCGCCAGCACAGCTCAGGCTCTCTTGACAGCTTTGATCCGATCATGGTAACTCCTGTGATTGGTAACGAGTTTGCCAAAGGAACCTGCAATATTGTTGACGATATCCTACACGCCCCCAATGCAGAGCAGCGTGTTCGTGACTTAGCCATTATGG TCGCCGAACGCGGtgttgttttcttccgtGCCCAAGATAATCTTACAAACGATTTACAAAAAGAGCTGATCCTACGCATGGGCGAGTTGACCGGTCGCCCGTCCACTCATGGCCTGCACATTCATCCCGTCACCAATGATGCACGCGAATTCGGTGACCCAGATCCTCAAATCAGCACTATCAACTCCGAAGGCCGTAAAACCCTCTATAAGGGATCCGACTACACCAAGATGGCGGCCGTCTGGCACAGCGACATCTCGTTTGAGAAAGCTCCCGCGGATTTTTCGAGTCTGCGACTGGTGCAGTTGCCCAAAACTGGGGGTGACACGCTTTGGGCCTCTGGTTATGAGATCTATGATCGCATCAGTAAGCCATACCGGGCGTTCCTGGAGACTTTGTCAGCCACACATGCAGGTGTCGGCTTTATGAGGTTGGCTCAGACGGGCAAGTTCCATTTGTATGAAAAGGAACGTGGAGCCCCCGTCAATGTTGGTGGGGACCTAACGGCTGTTCATCCGGTCGTAAGGACAAACCCGATTACAGGATGGAAATCGATTTTCCCTATCG GCTCTTTTCCTACGCAGATCGATGGGTTGACTCGCAGAGAGAGCGCCAGCATGCTGCAGTGGTTTCATGATATGATTACTCACGGACATGACCTTCAGGTCCGTTTCAAATGGAACAGCCCTAATGACATTG CGATCTGGGACAATCGCAGCGTCTTTCATACCGCGACGGGCGACCATGAAGGATTCGGCCCACGAAGTGGTAACCGGGCTGTGGGAGTGGGCGAGGTTCCGTACTTTGATCCCAGTAGCAAATCGCGCAGAGAGGATTTGGGAATTGAAGGTGACCTTGCTCCCTGTCATTGGTAG